Proteins found in one Streptomyces sp. Q6 genomic segment:
- the merB gene encoding organomercurial lyase, with the protein MRITVLTVPDCPNVPLAQERIAAALDGRAAEVELVEVCDEAEAARWGMTGSPTVLLDGVDPFAPTGAAPSVSCRLYRDADGTVSGAPSVAALRQALSGADMAQSVVVGDCCESEGFAVVGRGGRGRRAPAERGLRAVHQAVLRHFAATGIAPEPGELATAAASTGRTAGQVLEDLAREDFLTLDEQGRIRAAYPFSAVPTRHRVRIEGGAEVWSMCAIDALGIPPMLGRDAVITSLDPVTEEAVTVTADGGLMTWEPADAVVFVGQRPGGGPAATTCCDALNFFTSDNAARTWAKEHPSVPGRIVGQQDAEKLAAQTFGPLLAP; encoded by the coding sequence ATGCGCATCACCGTACTGACGGTTCCCGACTGCCCGAACGTGCCCCTCGCACAGGAGCGGATCGCTGCCGCGCTGGACGGCCGGGCGGCGGAGGTGGAACTGGTCGAGGTGTGTGACGAGGCCGAGGCCGCGCGCTGGGGCATGACCGGCTCGCCGACCGTCCTGCTCGACGGCGTGGATCCCTTCGCCCCGACCGGGGCAGCTCCGAGTGTGTCCTGCCGCCTGTACCGGGACGCGGACGGCACGGTGTCCGGGGCGCCGAGCGTGGCCGCCCTGCGCCAGGCCCTCTCTGGCGCAGACATGGCGCAGTCCGTCGTCGTGGGTGACTGCTGCGAGAGCGAAGGATTCGCTGTGGTCGGCCGGGGCGGCCGGGGGCGGCGGGCACCGGCGGAGCGGGGACTGCGTGCGGTGCACCAGGCTGTCCTGCGGCACTTCGCCGCCACCGGCATCGCTCCGGAGCCCGGCGAGCTGGCGACGGCCGCCGCCTCAACGGGCCGGACGGCCGGGCAGGTGCTGGAGGATCTGGCCCGCGAGGACTTCCTGACGCTGGACGAGCAGGGCCGTATCCGCGCCGCGTACCCGTTCTCCGCTGTACCGACCCGGCACCGGGTACGGATCGAGGGAGGCGCCGAGGTGTGGTCGATGTGCGCGATCGACGCGCTCGGCATCCCGCCGATGCTCGGCCGGGACGCGGTGATCACCTCCCTCGACCCGGTCACCGAAGAGGCGGTCACCGTCACCGCTGACGGCGGGCTGATGACCTGGGAGCCGGCGGACGCCGTGGTGTTCGTCGGACAGCGGCCCGGCGGCGGCCCGGCGGCCACCACCTGCTGCGACGCACTGAACTTCTTCACCAGCGACAACGCCGCCCGCACCTGGGCGAAGGAGCATCCCTCGGTTCCCGGCCGGATCGTCGGCCAGCAGGACGCGGAGAAGCTTGCCGCGCAGACCTTCGGACCGCTGCTGGCCCCCTGA
- a CDS encoding Tc toxin subunit A has product MGLVEGPTFESQFSPSWDSNALPGAIEATTSPAAYLIELLQFAQTRGAAVQADASALAEGDRPNLTGIVLPDDTASDPAAAKVVADGIQLILDTPAAAEQLEPDEVSHMGVLLEQARERAGE; this is encoded by the coding sequence GTGGGACTCGTTGAGGGCCCGACCTTCGAGAGCCAGTTCAGCCCGAGCTGGGACTCCAACGCACTACCCGGTGCCATCGAGGCGACCACTTCGCCGGCCGCTTATCTGATCGAACTCCTCCAGTTCGCCCAGACCAGGGGGGCTGCTGTTCAGGCCGATGCCAGTGCGCTGGCCGAGGGTGACCGGCCCAATCTGACTGGGATCGTGCTGCCGGACGACACCGCCTCCGATCCGGCAGCCGCCAAGGTTGTCGCGGACGGGATCCAGCTCATCCTGGACACGCCCGCAGCAGCTGAGCAGCTGGAGCCGGACGAGGTCTCGCACATGGGTGTGCTTCTGGAACAGGCACGGGAGCGAGCTGGGGAGTAA
- a CDS encoding tyrosine-type recombinase/integrase: MRAGTVSTAAQLAVPPQRVWRLARHCPEADYLAFVDGQDIHPGYRGAKLRHYRVFMQRWPNMTDWFAAPLVERVGRLPGEPHTAPSFPVSFRARPYLLFLALRGHIAFDYPWMLGAGQLRVIDPAAEMGIDLGTGALIEEAIALGYAAGSARQAMNWTVSRIALHAGLSRAEDITEEHIAEALEGVRLFSEREDLHRFYPSAQSYRDNASKQWVTHLHQLQVVLFHRGQVAAQPRKLMPSWKPPMDLPPRMLAVAQKWLAARKLTDAPSTVDKLELAVRVFGVWLGENHPEITTFADVTREHCLGWIGHIAQAPTERTGKPLGVMSRIQRISGLSQFFRDTAVWQYANVPGHTLIGAGDAPKYPQKVPRFIPDHELDKLMPAIEALDCPFQRAALLVARWSGARRTEIQRLPIDCLDRYPDGTPRLRLSGRKTYRERVVPLHEDAATALQTVIDLRKNAPERPFTDERTGEEIRYLFMSHGKLLSTYYLFETPIQDACRAAGLVRPGGRGGTGRGTVSAHRFRHTVGTQLSERGAKLHTIMKVLGHTSVSMALVYAQVSDQEVLRDYRAVLGPGATIAGPAAEELRTGALPDTSIDWLKTNFFKTELELGRCLRLPAEGPCECDLYLACAKFVTTPDYAPRLRTRRRVEQTLALDAAQRGWDREVERHRCTSQRIEKLLADLNEPFEDPNAPEVDQLESSL, from the coding sequence GTGAGGGCCGGAACAGTCTCCACCGCAGCCCAGCTCGCGGTGCCCCCGCAGCGCGTTTGGCGCCTGGCGAGGCACTGCCCCGAGGCCGACTACCTCGCGTTCGTGGACGGGCAGGACATCCACCCGGGCTACCGCGGCGCCAAGCTGCGGCACTACCGCGTGTTCATGCAGCGCTGGCCGAACATGACCGACTGGTTCGCCGCCCCACTGGTGGAACGGGTCGGCCGACTGCCTGGCGAACCGCACACGGCACCGTCCTTCCCGGTCTCCTTCCGGGCCCGCCCCTACCTGCTGTTCCTCGCCCTGCGTGGGCACATCGCGTTCGACTACCCGTGGATGCTGGGCGCCGGGCAGCTGCGGGTCATCGACCCGGCCGCCGAGATGGGCATCGACTTGGGCACCGGCGCCCTGATCGAGGAAGCCATCGCGCTCGGATACGCCGCAGGCTCGGCCAGGCAGGCGATGAACTGGACGGTCAGCCGGATCGCCCTGCACGCCGGCCTGTCGCGCGCCGAGGACATCACCGAGGAGCACATCGCCGAAGCGCTCGAAGGCGTCCGGCTGTTCAGCGAACGCGAGGACCTGCACCGCTTCTACCCGTCGGCGCAGAGCTACCGCGACAACGCCTCCAAGCAGTGGGTGACCCATCTGCACCAGTTGCAGGTCGTGCTGTTCCACCGCGGCCAGGTGGCCGCCCAGCCGCGCAAGCTGATGCCGTCGTGGAAGCCGCCGATGGACCTGCCGCCGCGCATGCTGGCGGTCGCCCAGAAATGGCTGGCGGCCCGCAAACTGACCGACGCTCCGTCGACGGTGGACAAGCTGGAGCTCGCCGTGCGCGTGTTCGGCGTCTGGCTCGGCGAGAACCATCCCGAGATCACCACCTTCGCCGATGTCACCAGGGAGCACTGCCTCGGCTGGATCGGCCACATCGCCCAGGCCCCGACGGAGAGGACCGGTAAGCCGCTGGGCGTGATGTCGCGGATCCAGCGGATCTCCGGACTCTCCCAGTTCTTCCGCGACACCGCCGTCTGGCAGTACGCCAACGTGCCCGGCCACACCCTCATCGGCGCGGGCGACGCACCCAAGTACCCCCAGAAGGTGCCCCGCTTCATCCCCGACCACGAACTCGACAAGCTGATGCCGGCCATCGAGGCGCTCGACTGCCCATTCCAACGCGCCGCCCTACTAGTGGCCCGCTGGTCCGGAGCCCGCCGCACCGAGATCCAGCGCCTACCGATCGACTGCCTGGACCGCTACCCCGACGGCACCCCGCGGCTGCGGCTGTCGGGACGCAAGACCTACCGCGAGCGGGTCGTCCCGCTGCACGAGGACGCCGCCACCGCCCTGCAGACCGTCATCGATCTGCGGAAGAACGCGCCCGAGCGTCCGTTCACCGACGAGCGCACCGGCGAGGAGATCCGCTACCTGTTCATGAGCCACGGCAAGCTGCTGTCGACCTATTACCTGTTTGAGACGCCGATCCAGGACGCCTGCAGAGCTGCCGGACTGGTCCGTCCGGGCGGTCGCGGCGGTACCGGACGCGGAACCGTCTCCGCCCACCGGTTCCGCCACACGGTCGGGACCCAACTCTCTGAACGTGGTGCGAAGCTGCACACCATCATGAAGGTGCTTGGGCACACCTCAGTGAGCATGGCACTCGTCTACGCGCAGGTCAGCGACCAGGAAGTGCTGCGTGACTACCGCGCGGTCCTCGGCCCCGGCGCGACAATCGCCGGGCCGGCCGCTGAGGAGCTGAGAACGGGCGCGCTGCCGGACACCTCGATCGACTGGCTCAAGACCAACTTCTTCAAGACCGAGCTCGAACTCGGCCGGTGCCTACGTCTGCCTGCCGAGGGCCCCTGCGAGTGCGACCTCTACCTGGCGTGCGCCAAGTTCGTCACCACACCCGACTATGCACCACGGCTACGGACGCGCCGCCGAGTCGAGCAGACCCTCGCCCTGGACGCAGCCCAGCGCGGCTGGGACCGGGAAGTCGAACGACACCGCTGCACCAGCCAGCGCATCGAGAAGCTGCTGGCCGACCTCAACGAACCCTTCGAGGATCCGAACGCACCCGAGGTCGATCAACTTGAATCCTCTCTCTAG
- a CDS encoding tyrosine-type recombinase/integrase: MRVREGRENGSLRVELLDDSGEPVEVVCGFLRFLAARDCSPNTLVSYAYDLRHLWLFFAGSGLSWERFGPPDSIALLKYLRSVPSRRPRRRMTLSVVTVDADGPATKLAASTVNRILAAVSSFYEYAILSGLLERANPLEKRQDPALTRVSERHRPFMGRASRQRPVRRAVRVKTVQRVPRPLSDDQVQALLAQLRGLRDKAIVLLMLHGGLRPGEVLSLHLDDLAYGRRRVTVRHRDDHPKGARSKSRYERVVDLHEAETLATVSAYVMGERPADADSRLVFLIGGRGTSRLEALSYDGLVRMFSRACTRAGIREPWVTPHALRHTHATSMWEGGMRELTLQKRLGHASPESTRIYTRVSDPAVVTDYHKALDQLGRGGADT, encoded by the coding sequence ATGCGGGTACGCGAGGGCCGGGAGAATGGGTCACTGCGCGTCGAGTTGCTCGACGACAGCGGCGAGCCGGTCGAAGTGGTCTGCGGCTTCCTGCGGTTCCTTGCGGCGCGGGACTGCTCGCCGAACACGCTGGTCTCCTACGCCTACGACCTGCGGCACCTGTGGCTCTTCTTCGCCGGCAGCGGGCTGAGCTGGGAGCGCTTCGGCCCTCCGGACTCGATCGCGCTGCTGAAGTACCTGCGGTCGGTACCGTCCCGGCGTCCGCGTCGGCGGATGACCCTGTCGGTGGTGACCGTGGACGCCGACGGGCCGGCGACCAAGCTCGCGGCGAGCACGGTGAACCGGATCCTGGCGGCGGTGTCCTCGTTCTATGAGTACGCGATCCTGTCGGGGCTGCTGGAGCGGGCCAACCCTTTGGAGAAGCGGCAGGACCCGGCGCTCACCCGGGTCTCCGAGCGGCACCGCCCTTTCATGGGCCGGGCCAGCCGCCAGCGACCTGTCCGCCGGGCCGTGCGCGTCAAGACCGTGCAGCGGGTGCCCCGCCCCCTGTCTGATGACCAGGTCCAGGCCCTGCTTGCACAGCTTCGGGGCCTGCGTGACAAGGCGATCGTCCTGCTGATGCTCCATGGCGGCCTGCGGCCCGGCGAAGTCCTCAGCCTGCACCTGGACGACCTGGCCTACGGCCGACGGCGGGTGACGGTCCGTCACCGTGACGACCATCCCAAGGGCGCCCGGTCGAAGTCGCGCTACGAACGGGTCGTCGACCTGCACGAGGCCGAGACCCTGGCCACGGTCAGCGCCTACGTGATGGGAGAGCGTCCCGCCGACGCCGACAGCCGGCTGGTGTTCCTGATCGGCGGGCGCGGCACCAGCCGGCTGGAGGCGTTGAGCTACGACGGCCTGGTGCGGATGTTCTCCCGGGCCTGCACGCGGGCCGGGATCCGCGAGCCATGGGTGACCCCGCACGCCCTACGCCACACCCACGCGACTAGCATGTGGGAGGGCGGCATGCGGGAACTGACGCTGCAGAAGCGACTCGGTCACGCCTCTCCCGAATCGACACGTATCTACACCCGGGTCTCCGACCCGGCCGTCGTCACCGACTACCACAAGGCACTCGACCAGCTCGGCCGCGGCGGAGCCGACACGTGA